The Calditrichota bacterium genome contains a region encoding:
- a CDS encoding response regulator, translating to MSSHKILFVDDEENILHTLMRIFRKDDIDVLTATSGMKGLELVRSNDISVVVSDQRMPHMTGTEFLSRVKKISPESIRMILTGYADIKATMAAINSGEVYRYITKPWKEDEFRQIIHEALQKYDLSQENKRLRNLIVKQNNMLKKLTEDLEEEVLKKNQELISKNKTLEKLNKDLEDSIFETIKTFSSLLEMRDFYVGSHSKRVATASRFIARRLGLSDSEVNQIEMAAILHDIGKISVPDPVLQKSPSQMSKNEFLIYRNHPIVGQTTLMTIKKLEGLGQIVRSHHELLNGTGFPDQLKGENIPFGARIISVPNAYDNLIYRRGTYRKSLEEDAITYLKGNRNVLFQGKFVDYFLEYLKYQDEEDRNTSEMKVDVSDLREGMVLTRDVYTAKGVLLAPKGERLKQSYINRIIQYNRIDPIIEGIYVHN from the coding sequence ATGTCCTCACATAAAATTTTATTCGTTGATGATGAAGAAAATATCTTGCACACGCTCATGCGGATCTTCCGAAAGGACGATATTGACGTTCTTACGGCAACCAGCGGGATGAAAGGACTTGAATTGGTTCGGTCCAACGATATCTCCGTTGTGGTTTCTGACCAGAGAATGCCGCACATGACCGGTACGGAATTCCTCTCACGGGTTAAAAAGATTTCCCCCGAATCCATTCGTATGATCTTAACCGGCTATGCCGATATCAAGGCCACCATGGCGGCCATCAATAGTGGAGAGGTGTACCGGTATATCACAAAACCCTGGAAAGAAGATGAGTTTCGCCAAATTATTCACGAAGCCCTGCAAAAATATGACCTGTCTCAGGAAAATAAGCGTCTCAGAAACCTGATCGTTAAACAGAATAACATGCTCAAAAAATTAACGGAGGACCTGGAAGAAGAAGTTCTGAAAAAGAATCAGGAATTGATTTCAAAAAATAAGACACTGGAAAAACTTAATAAAGACCTGGAAGACAGTATTTTTGAAACCATTAAGACCTTTTCCAGCCTGTTGGAAATGCGTGATTTTTATGTGGGAAGTCACTCAAAACGTGTGGCAACGGCATCCAGATTTATCGCACGGCGCCTGGGCCTGTCCGATTCTGAAGTGAATCAGATTGAAATGGCGGCCATATTGCATGACATTGGAAAAATCAGTGTGCCGGATCCGGTTTTGCAAAAAAGTCCCTCTCAAATGTCAAAGAATGAATTCTTGATCTACCGGAATCACCCCATTGTCGGCCAAACGACTTTGATGACGATCAAGAAACTTGAAGGATTGGGACAAATTGTCCGAAGCCATCACGAACTGCTGAACGGGACGGGATTCCCGGATCAGCTGAAGGGAGAAAACATTCCCTTTGGGGCACGAATTATTAGTGTTCCCAACGCTTATGACAATCTGATTTACAGGAGGGGAACCTATCGAAAAAGCCTTGAAGAAGATGCCATCACCTACCTCAAAGGGAACCGGAATGTTTTATTCCAGGGGAAATTTGTGGACTACTTTCTGGAGTATTTGAAATATCAGGATGAAGAAGATAGAAATACCAGCGAAATGAAGGTGGATGTTTCCGATTTGCGTGAGGGAATGGTCTTGACGCGGGATGTGTACACGGCCAAGGGGGTGCTTCTGGCACCAAAAGGCGAGCGGTTGAAACAATCCTACATCAATCGGATTATTCAATACAATCGGATAGATCCGATTATTGAGGGAATTTATGTCCACAATTGA
- a CDS encoding ATP-binding protein produces the protein MKYGGGDKKCVQSIKIEFDGSPELLRVVRACISEFGLNRGFNSQEIYDMNLSVNEVCANIMEHVYGWDAESKITIRIKADAEGITIWVRDYGESKDPTQFKSRNLNEMEGSGLGIFLVNELMDEVQYNNEINEGNEIIMKKYHGRGMEEMNEI, from the coding sequence ATGAAATATGGCGGTGGGGATAAGAAATGCGTCCAATCCATCAAAATTGAGTTTGACGGAAGTCCGGAATTATTGAGAGTTGTGCGGGCCTGCATTTCCGAATTTGGCTTAAATAGGGGATTTAATTCACAGGAAATTTACGACATGAATTTATCGGTTAATGAGGTTTGTGCCAATATTATGGAGCATGTGTACGGCTGGGACGCGGAATCAAAAATTACAATACGCATTAAAGCCGACGCCGAGGGCATCACCATTTGGGTGAGAGACTACGGTGAATCAAAGGACCCGACGCAATTTAAATCCAGGAATTTGAATGAGATGGAGGGAAGCGGACTCGGTATATTCTTGGTCAACGAACTCATGGATGAGGTTCAATACAACAATGAAATAAACGAGGGAAATGAGATTATCATGAAAAAATACCATGGTCGAGGAATGGAGGAAATGAATGAAATATAA
- a CDS encoding STAS domain-containing protein gives MKYNIQRQGDVVVLVPEGELDVSNVPELQNAFEKILGEGYTKVVIDLSKVTYMDSSALGVLVNGLKELRKKNGMLKIANLNGNVERIFQLTRLIKFFETYPTTEEAALSLG, from the coding sequence ATGAAATATAACATTCAAAGGCAGGGAGATGTTGTTGTGTTAGTTCCTGAGGGAGAATTGGATGTCTCAAATGTACCGGAATTACAAAACGCGTTTGAAAAAATCTTGGGAGAGGGGTACACAAAGGTTGTCATTGATTTAAGCAAGGTGACGTACATGGATAGTTCGGCGCTTGGGGTTTTGGTGAATGGTTTGAAAGAGCTTCGCAAAAAAAACGGCATGCTAAAAATTGCCAATCTCAATGGAAATGTGGAACGCATTTTCCAGTTAACACGGCTTATTAAGTTTTTTGAAACCTATCCAACGACCGAAGAAGCAGCGCTGTCATTGGGTTAG
- a CDS encoding GAF domain-containing protein produces the protein MELVLKDWSYDWNENTLLQSDDWTESFFEEMVHGVRNEVGFQWISLYWVRDRDGSLMEVGITEHGFNMINDIQFENGNGLAGWVAKYQRPIVLRHVHRGQRFRSNPIKSFMCVPIIWEGKTKGVVNLGHIRPNHYSDRSLKKLLAYFELFFTKRILE, from the coding sequence ATGGAACTCGTATTAAAAGATTGGTCGTATGATTGGAATGAGAATACCCTGCTCCAATCGGATGATTGGACAGAGTCGTTTTTTGAAGAAATGGTTCATGGGGTTCGGAATGAGGTGGGATTTCAGTGGATTTCTCTCTATTGGGTTCGGGACAGAGATGGCTCATTGATGGAAGTTGGTATTACCGAACACGGATTTAACATGATTAACGATATCCAGTTTGAAAATGGTAATGGGTTGGCGGGTTGGGTTGCAAAATATCAACGTCCCATTGTCTTGCGTCACGTACATCGCGGCCAGCGCTTTCGAAGCAATCCCATTAAATCGTTTATGTGCGTTCCCATCATTTGGGAAGGAAAAACGAAGGGTGTGGTAAATCTGGGACACATCAGACCCAACCACTATTCAGACAGAAGTCTTAAAAAACTGCTTGCCTATTTTGAACTATTTTTTACGAAGAGGATTTTGGAGTAA
- a CDS encoding response regulator, with translation MLGNRKILLIDDNPEIHMMMRIILRQNGYQLFSAYNGEEGLTKITEVNPDVIILDYMMPKISGEQVFETFITDEKYANYQHIPVLMLTARTENRLRRQEFLEKGLYGYLTKPFGMRELVEIIDSTLQKARDFRQQRNLFKVTKEAKDFLEDLVESIPDAIFIVNQEFKITYFKRCFSGILGLSEKDVLGKDFRQLVHNDSLRSVSDLLEGKKEKNQMVEVVLKTATGEGVPFYITITQMKNENQKKIGSLIVATDISDLKKLQEKIIQQEKAAMFMETAVAVNHEINNPLAPILGNAQLLLKDKDKLDAVSVKRLKAIERNAHRIFEITQKLRKIKDPVSTEYLGETKMLDLKESLK, from the coding sequence ATGCTGGGCAATAGGAAAATTCTGCTTATTGATGATAATCCTGAAATCCACATGATGATGCGCATTATTTTGCGCCAGAATGGATATCAGCTTTTTTCGGCCTATAATGGCGAAGAGGGATTGACGAAAATCACAGAGGTGAATCCTGATGTTATTATTCTGGATTATATGATGCCCAAAATAAGCGGGGAACAGGTATTTGAAACCTTCATTACCGATGAAAAATATGCAAACTATCAGCACATTCCTGTTCTCATGCTGACGGCCCGGACAGAGAATCGCCTGCGCCGTCAGGAATTTTTGGAAAAGGGGCTTTACGGTTACCTGACCAAACCCTTTGGCATGCGGGAACTGGTTGAAATTATTGATTCTACTTTGCAAAAGGCCAGGGATTTCAGGCAGCAGCGGAATCTGTTCAAGGTCACCAAAGAGGCAAAAGATTTTCTTGAAGATTTGGTGGAATCCATTCCGGATGCTATTTTTATTGTCAACCAGGAGTTCAAAATCACCTATTTTAAACGGTGTTTCTCCGGCATTTTGGGCCTTTCTGAGAAGGATGTTTTGGGAAAGGACTTCAGACAACTTGTCCACAACGATTCTCTTCGGTCAGTGAGTGACCTGTTGGAAGGAAAGAAAGAAAAGAATCAGATGGTTGAAGTGGTGCTGAAAACGGCAACCGGAGAGGGTGTACCGTTCTACATTACAATTACCCAAATGAAAAATGAAAACCAAAAGAAAATTGGAAGCCTGATTGTGGCTACCGATATTTCGGATTTAAAAAAATTGCAGGAGAAAATTATTCAGCAAGAAAAAGCGGCCATGTTTATGGAAACAGCGGTTGCAGTCAATCACGAAATAAACAATCCTCTGGCGCCCATTCTCGGAAATGCGCAGCTCCTTCTCAAAGACAAAGACAAACTGGATGCAGTTTCTGTTAAGCGGCTTAAAGCCATTGAACGAAATGCCCACCGCATTTTTGAAATTACCCAAAAACTGCGGAAAATCAAGGATCCTGTCAGCACAGAATATTTGGGAGAAACCAAAATGCTCGATCTCAAGGAATCTCTGAAATAG
- the flgF gene encoding flagellar basal-body rod protein FlgF, giving the protein MIRGLYISAAGMLPQDMEQEVAANNLANINTTGYKKDAVHFKRLLDERLSLDSLHGGESDVSNSEETLINFSQGELQPTDVKTDLAIDGDGFFSIETPDGVRFTRDGNFTLNEENQLVTKSGNPVLGESGPIQLFDGDFEVKQNGDIFQNGNLVDRLSIVTFPRPLPLKKAGEGLFELTVPSIHPQESEHFTVQQGFLEGSNVNAISEMVKMITIDKSFQAGQKAIQAQNETLGKLINQTARY; this is encoded by the coding sequence ATGATCAGAGGACTTTACATTTCAGCAGCCGGTATGCTGCCACAAGACATGGAGCAGGAGGTTGCCGCAAATAATTTGGCCAATATCAATACAACCGGTTATAAAAAGGATGCGGTTCACTTTAAGCGTCTTTTGGATGAACGGCTTTCCCTCGATTCACTTCACGGCGGGGAAAGCGATGTGTCCAATTCCGAAGAAACCCTGATTAATTTTTCCCAGGGTGAGCTTCAGCCCACCGATGTCAAAACAGACCTGGCCATTGATGGCGACGGCTTTTTTTCCATTGAAACACCTGACGGCGTGCGTTTTACCCGTGATGGAAACTTTACATTGAATGAAGAAAATCAATTGGTAACGAAAAGCGGAAACCCCGTCCTGGGGGAATCCGGCCCCATTCAGCTCTTTGATGGAGATTTTGAAGTCAAACAAAACGGGGATATTTTTCAGAACGGGAATTTGGTTGATCGATTGAGCATCGTAACGTTTCCCAGGCCGCTGCCGCTTAAAAAGGCGGGAGAAGGTCTGTTTGAACTGACCGTGCCCAGTATTCATCCACAGGAATCGGAGCACTTTACCGTACAGCAGGGGTTTTTGGAAGGATCCAATGTAAATGCCATCTCGGAGATGGTGAAGATGATTACGATCGACAAAAGTTTCCAGGCCGGACAGAAGGCCATTCAGGCCCAGAACGAAACGCTTGGAAAGCTCATTAACCAGACGGCTCGATATTAA
- the flgG gene encoding flagellar basal-body rod protein FlgG, whose product MIRSLRTAATGMYAQEMVVDVISNNLANLNTTGFKKSKVEFQDLLYQTIQNPGASTNGSAAPTSEIQIGHGTKPVSVLKIFSQGDVSPTDNPLDLAIDGEGFFKVQMPDGRITYTRDGTFKISADGRLVTSDGYVLDPEISLPENTTGVNISSEGVISAQVVGETEPEVLGQIELAKFVNPAGLKNIGRNLFEETGASGAPQYGTPDSDGFGRVLQGYIETSNVDVVQEMVNMIVAQRAYEINSKAIKTSEEMLTMANNLKR is encoded by the coding sequence ATGATTCGTTCACTTCGAACAGCGGCTACGGGAATGTATGCCCAGGAAATGGTTGTTGATGTGATTTCGAACAACCTGGCCAATTTGAATACAACAGGTTTCAAGAAAAGCAAGGTTGAATTTCAGGACTTGCTGTATCAAACCATTCAAAATCCGGGCGCCTCAACCAATGGGAGCGCGGCTCCCACATCGGAAATACAAATCGGGCACGGAACAAAACCCGTGTCTGTACTCAAAATATTCTCTCAGGGCGATGTGAGTCCCACGGATAATCCCCTGGATTTGGCCATTGACGGCGAGGGTTTTTTCAAGGTTCAGATGCCCGACGGACGCATCACGTACACACGGGATGGCACATTCAAGATATCGGCCGACGGACGGCTGGTGACGTCCGATGGATACGTACTCGATCCCGAAATATCCCTTCCTGAAAATACAACCGGCGTCAACATCAGTTCCGAGGGGGTGATTAGTGCTCAGGTTGTTGGTGAAACGGAGCCCGAAGTGCTGGGTCAAATTGAATTGGCCAAATTTGTAAATCCTGCCGGTCTGAAAAATATTGGGCGTAACCTGTTTGAAGAAACCGGCGCCTCCGGCGCGCCCCAATACGGCACTCCCGATTCAGATGGCTTTGGACGCGTTCTTCAGGGATATATTGAAACCTCCAACGTCGACGTCGTTCAGGAAATGGTCAATATGATCGTTGCGCAGCGGGCCTACGAAATCAATTCAAAAGCCATTAAAACATCAGAAGAAATGCTGACCATGGCGAACAATTTAAAACGATAA